A genome region from Blautia coccoides includes the following:
- a CDS encoding NYN domain-containing protein: protein MEDKYALLIDADNVSAKYIKPILDELSKYGNVTYKRIYGDWTSTYNSSWKEVLLENSITPIQQFSYTHGKNATDSAMIIDAMDMLYTSELEGFCLVSSDSDFTKLASRLRESGKNVIGMGEDKTPSSFRKACDIFTVLELLLEDNAIEKEEKPTIHAMEKGTKQDNADVVSKTQIEEAVVKIITENQNNDKITGLGEVGSRLVKLYPDFDVRRYGYSLLSKFLESFPKLKLQQEGTQVSVTLYEDKSKKEMLEEYVIQLVRNAGRQGVPLGTLSNKIRNRFGDFKVRDYGFSQFKQYIQSFPEIRIREEGEQNWAVYDV, encoded by the coding sequence ATGGAAGATAAATACGCACTGCTGATCGACGCTGACAACGTCTCAGCCAAATACATCAAGCCAATTCTGGATGAACTCTCCAAATACGGAAATGTTACATACAAGAGAATATACGGTGACTGGACCAGCACTTATAATTCCAGTTGGAAGGAAGTTCTGCTGGAAAATTCCATCACACCGATTCAGCAGTTCAGCTATACACACGGAAAAAACGCAACGGACTCCGCAATGATCATTGACGCTATGGACATGCTGTATACCAGTGAATTAGAAGGATTCTGCCTGGTTTCCAGTGACAGTGATTTCACAAAACTGGCAAGCCGTTTGAGGGAAAGCGGCAAAAATGTCATCGGCATGGGGGAGGACAAGACACCTTCCTCTTTCAGAAAAGCCTGTGATATTTTTACGGTACTGGAGCTTCTGCTTGAAGACAATGCCATAGAAAAAGAGGAAAAGCCCACGATCCATGCCATGGAAAAAGGCACGAAGCAGGACAATGCCGACGTGGTTTCCAAGACACAGATCGAGGAGGCTGTTGTCAAGATCATCACAGAGAATCAGAATAACGATAAAATCACAGGCCTGGGTGAAGTCGGAAGCCGCCTGGTCAAGTTATATCCTGACTTTGATGTGAGGCGGTACGGATACAGCCTCCTGTCAAAATTTTTGGAATCCTTCCCCAAATTAAAACTGCAGCAGGAAGGGACTCAGGTATCCGTCACCCTCTATGAGGACAAAAGCAAAAAAGAAATGCTGGAGGAATATGTGATACAGCTTGTAAGAAATGCAGGCCGCCAGGGTGTTCCTCTGGGTACACTCAGCAATAAGATCCGGAACCGTTTTGGCGATTTTAAAGTGCGGGATTACGGTTTTTCCCAGTTCAAGCAGTATATACAGAGTTTTCCGGAAATCCGTATCCGAGAGGAAGGAGAACAGAACTGGGCGGTTTATGATGTATAA